From Columba livia isolate bColLiv1 breed racing homer chromosome 5, bColLiv1.pat.W.v2, whole genome shotgun sequence, one genomic window encodes:
- the TNNT3 gene encoding troponin T, fast skeletal muscle isoform X28: protein MSDTEEVEQGEEEYEEEEEVQEEEEAHEEAEEGGEYYDEEKPRIKLTAPKIPEGEKVDFDDIQKKRQNKDLIELQALIDSHFEARRKEEEELVALKERIEKRRAERAEQQRIRAEKEKERQARLAEEKARREEEDAKRKAEDDLKKKKALSSMGATYSSYLAKADQKRGKKQTARETKKKVLAERRKPLNIDHLNEDKLRDKAKELWDWLYQLENEKYDFTEQIKRKKYEILTMRCRLQELSKFSKKAGAKGKVGGRWK from the exons ATGTCTGATACCGAGGAAGT GGAGCAAGGAGAGG AGGAATACGAAGAAGAAG AAGAAGTTCAAGAAGAAG AGGAAGCCCATGAAGAAG CTGAAGAAGGCGGTGAATACTATGACG AGGAGAAGCCCAGAATAAA ACTAACTGCTCCTAAAATACCGGAGGGTGAGAAAGTAGATTTTGAT GACAtccaaaagaaaaggcagaacaaaGATCTGATTGAACTGCAGGCCTTGATTGACAGCCACTTTGAAgccaggagaaaggaagaggaagagctgGTTGCTCTCAAGGAGAGAATT GAGAAGCGCAGAGCTGAAAGAGCAGAGCAACAGAGAATCCGGGctgagaaggagaaggagcGTCAAGCAAGGCTTGCG GAGGAAAAGGCACggagagaggaagaagatgCCAAGAGAAAAGCTGAGGATGATCTCAAGAAGAAGAAGGCTTTGTCCTCCATGGGTGCCACATACAGCAGCTATCTGGCTAAG GCTGAtcagaagagagggaagaagcaAACAGCTAGAGAGACGAAGAAGAAGGTCTTGGCAGAGAGACGCAAGCCCTTGAACATTGACCACCTTAATGAAGACAAGCTGAG GGACAAGGCTAAGGAACTGTGGGACTGGTTATACCAGCTGGAGAATGAGAAGTATGACTTTACAGAGCAgattaagaggaaaaaatatgag ATTTTAACAATGCGTTGCAGGCTGCAGGAGCTTTCCAAGTT CAGCAAGAAGGCAGGAGCCAAGGGCAAAGTTGGCGGGCGCTGGAAGTAA
- the TNNT3 gene encoding troponin T, fast skeletal muscle isoform X46: MSDTEEVEQGEEEYEEEEEVQEEEEKPRIKLTAPKIPEGEKVDFDDIQKKRQNKDLIELQALIDSHFEARRKEEEELVALKERIEKRRAERAEQQRIRAEKEKERQARLAEEKARREEEDAKRKAEDDLKKKKALSSMGATYSSYLAKADQKRGKKQTARETKKKVLAERRKPLNIDHLNEDKLRDKAKELWDWLYQLENEKYDFTEQIKRKKYEILTMRCRLQELSKFSKKAGAKGKVGGRWK; this comes from the exons ATGTCTGATACCGAGGAAGT GGAGCAAGGAGAGG AGGAATACGAAGAAGAAG AAGAAGTTCAAGAAGAAG AGGAGAAGCCCAGAATAAA ACTAACTGCTCCTAAAATACCGGAGGGTGAGAAAGTAGATTTTGAT GACAtccaaaagaaaaggcagaacaaaGATCTGATTGAACTGCAGGCCTTGATTGACAGCCACTTTGAAgccaggagaaaggaagaggaagagctgGTTGCTCTCAAGGAGAGAATT GAGAAGCGCAGAGCTGAAAGAGCAGAGCAACAGAGAATCCGGGctgagaaggagaaggagcGTCAAGCAAGGCTTGCG GAGGAAAAGGCACggagagaggaagaagatgCCAAGAGAAAAGCTGAGGATGATCTCAAGAAGAAGAAGGCTTTGTCCTCCATGGGTGCCACATACAGCAGCTATCTGGCTAAG GCTGAtcagaagagagggaagaagcaAACAGCTAGAGAGACGAAGAAGAAGGTCTTGGCAGAGAGACGCAAGCCCTTGAACATTGACCACCTTAATGAAGACAAGCTGAG GGACAAGGCTAAGGAACTGTGGGACTGGTTATACCAGCTGGAGAATGAGAAGTATGACTTTACAGAGCAgattaagaggaaaaaatatgag ATTTTAACAATGCGTTGCAGGCTGCAGGAGCTTTCCAAGTT CAGCAAGAAGGCAGGAGCCAAGGGCAAAGTTGGCGGGCGCTGGAAGTAA
- the TNNT3 gene encoding troponin T, fast skeletal muscle isoform X14: MSDTEEVEQGEEEYEEEEEVQEEAHEEEVHEPAEEAHEEAEEGGEYYDEEKPRIKLTAPKIPEGEKVDFDDIQKKRQNKDLIELQALIDSHFEARRKEEEELVALKERIEKRRAERAEQQRIRAEKEKERQARLAEEKARREEEDAKRKAEDDLKKKKALSSMGATYSSYLAKADQKRGKKQTARETKKKVLAERRKPLNIDHLNEDKLRDKAKELWDWLYQLENEKYDFTEQIKRKKYEILTMRCRLQELSKFSKKAGAKGKVGGRWK; the protein is encoded by the exons ATGTCTGATACCGAGGAAGT GGAGCAAGGAGAGG AGGAATACGAAGAAGAAG AAGAAGTTCAAGAAGAAG CTCATGAGGAAG AAGTCCATGAACCAG CAGAGGAAGCCCATGAAGAAG CTGAAGAAGGCGGTGAATACTATGACG AGGAGAAGCCCAGAATAAA ACTAACTGCTCCTAAAATACCGGAGGGTGAGAAAGTAGATTTTGAT GACAtccaaaagaaaaggcagaacaaaGATCTGATTGAACTGCAGGCCTTGATTGACAGCCACTTTGAAgccaggagaaaggaagaggaagagctgGTTGCTCTCAAGGAGAGAATT GAGAAGCGCAGAGCTGAAAGAGCAGAGCAACAGAGAATCCGGGctgagaaggagaaggagcGTCAAGCAAGGCTTGCG GAGGAAAAGGCACggagagaggaagaagatgCCAAGAGAAAAGCTGAGGATGATCTCAAGAAGAAGAAGGCTTTGTCCTCCATGGGTGCCACATACAGCAGCTATCTGGCTAAG GCTGAtcagaagagagggaagaagcaAACAGCTAGAGAGACGAAGAAGAAGGTCTTGGCAGAGAGACGCAAGCCCTTGAACATTGACCACCTTAATGAAGACAAGCTGAG GGACAAGGCTAAGGAACTGTGGGACTGGTTATACCAGCTGGAGAATGAGAAGTATGACTTTACAGAGCAgattaagaggaaaaaatatgag ATTTTAACAATGCGTTGCAGGCTGCAGGAGCTTTCCAAGTT CAGCAAGAAGGCAGGAGCCAAGGGCAAAGTTGGCGGGCGCTGGAAGTAA
- the TNNT3 gene encoding troponin T, fast skeletal muscle isoform X34: MSDTEEVEQGEEEYEEEEEVQEEEVHEPEEAHEEEEKPRIKLTAPKIPEGEKVDFDDIQKKRQNKDLIELQALIDSHFEARRKEEEELVALKERIEKRRAERAEQQRIRAEKEKERQARLAEEKARREEEDAKRKAEDDLKKKKALSSMGATYSSYLAKADQKRGKKQTARETKKKVLAERRKPLNIDHLNEDKLRDKAKELWDWLYQLENEKYDFTEQIKRKKYEILTMRCRLQELSKFSKKAGAKGKVGGRWK; encoded by the exons ATGTCTGATACCGAGGAAGT GGAGCAAGGAGAGG AGGAATACGAAGAAGAAG AAGAAGTTCAAGAAGAAG AAGTCCATGAACCAG AGGAAGCCCATGAAGAAG AGGAGAAGCCCAGAATAAA ACTAACTGCTCCTAAAATACCGGAGGGTGAGAAAGTAGATTTTGAT GACAtccaaaagaaaaggcagaacaaaGATCTGATTGAACTGCAGGCCTTGATTGACAGCCACTTTGAAgccaggagaaaggaagaggaagagctgGTTGCTCTCAAGGAGAGAATT GAGAAGCGCAGAGCTGAAAGAGCAGAGCAACAGAGAATCCGGGctgagaaggagaaggagcGTCAAGCAAGGCTTGCG GAGGAAAAGGCACggagagaggaagaagatgCCAAGAGAAAAGCTGAGGATGATCTCAAGAAGAAGAAGGCTTTGTCCTCCATGGGTGCCACATACAGCAGCTATCTGGCTAAG GCTGAtcagaagagagggaagaagcaAACAGCTAGAGAGACGAAGAAGAAGGTCTTGGCAGAGAGACGCAAGCCCTTGAACATTGACCACCTTAATGAAGACAAGCTGAG GGACAAGGCTAAGGAACTGTGGGACTGGTTATACCAGCTGGAGAATGAGAAGTATGACTTTACAGAGCAgattaagaggaaaaaatatgag ATTTTAACAATGCGTTGCAGGCTGCAGGAGCTTTCCAAGTT CAGCAAGAAGGCAGGAGCCAAGGGCAAAGTTGGCGGGCGCTGGAAGTAA
- the TNNT3 gene encoding troponin T, fast skeletal muscle isoform X45 produces MSDTEEVEQGEEEYEEEAEEAHEEEEKPRIKLTAPKIPEGEKVDFDDIQKKRQNKDLIELQALIDSHFEARRKEEEELVALKERIEKRRAERAEQQRIRAEKEKERQARLAEEKARREEEDAKRKAEDDLKKKKALSSMGATYSSYLAKADQKRGKKQTARETKKKVLAERRKPLNIDHLNEDKLRDKAKELWDWLYQLENEKYDFTEQIKRKKYEILTMRCRLQELSKFSKKAGAKGKVGGRWK; encoded by the exons ATGTCTGATACCGAGGAAGT GGAGCAAGGAGAGG AGGAATACGAAGAAGAAG CAGAGGAAGCCCATGAAGAAG AGGAGAAGCCCAGAATAAA ACTAACTGCTCCTAAAATACCGGAGGGTGAGAAAGTAGATTTTGAT GACAtccaaaagaaaaggcagaacaaaGATCTGATTGAACTGCAGGCCTTGATTGACAGCCACTTTGAAgccaggagaaaggaagaggaagagctgGTTGCTCTCAAGGAGAGAATT GAGAAGCGCAGAGCTGAAAGAGCAGAGCAACAGAGAATCCGGGctgagaaggagaaggagcGTCAAGCAAGGCTTGCG GAGGAAAAGGCACggagagaggaagaagatgCCAAGAGAAAAGCTGAGGATGATCTCAAGAAGAAGAAGGCTTTGTCCTCCATGGGTGCCACATACAGCAGCTATCTGGCTAAG GCTGAtcagaagagagggaagaagcaAACAGCTAGAGAGACGAAGAAGAAGGTCTTGGCAGAGAGACGCAAGCCCTTGAACATTGACCACCTTAATGAAGACAAGCTGAG GGACAAGGCTAAGGAACTGTGGGACTGGTTATACCAGCTGGAGAATGAGAAGTATGACTTTACAGAGCAgattaagaggaaaaaatatgag ATTTTAACAATGCGTTGCAGGCTGCAGGAGCTTTCCAAGTT CAGCAAGAAGGCAGGAGCCAAGGGCAAAGTTGGCGGGCGCTGGAAGTAA
- the TNNT3 gene encoding troponin T, fast skeletal muscle isoform X26: MSDTEEVEQGEEEYEEEEEVQEEAEEAHEEAEEGGEYYDEEKPRIKLTAPKIPEGEKVDFDDIQKKRQNKDLIELQALIDSHFEARRKEEEELVALKERIEKRRAERAEQQRIRAEKEKERQARLAEEKARREEEDAKRKAEDDLKKKKALSSMGATYSSYLAKADQKRGKKQTARETKKKVLAERRKPLNIDHLNEDKLRDKAKELWDWLYQLENEKYDFTEQIKRKKYEILTMRCRLQELSKFSKKAGAKGKVGGRWK, translated from the exons ATGTCTGATACCGAGGAAGT GGAGCAAGGAGAGG AGGAATACGAAGAAGAAG AAGAAGTTCAAGAAGAAG CAGAGGAAGCCCATGAAGAAG CTGAAGAAGGCGGTGAATACTATGACG AGGAGAAGCCCAGAATAAA ACTAACTGCTCCTAAAATACCGGAGGGTGAGAAAGTAGATTTTGAT GACAtccaaaagaaaaggcagaacaaaGATCTGATTGAACTGCAGGCCTTGATTGACAGCCACTTTGAAgccaggagaaaggaagaggaagagctgGTTGCTCTCAAGGAGAGAATT GAGAAGCGCAGAGCTGAAAGAGCAGAGCAACAGAGAATCCGGGctgagaaggagaaggagcGTCAAGCAAGGCTTGCG GAGGAAAAGGCACggagagaggaagaagatgCCAAGAGAAAAGCTGAGGATGATCTCAAGAAGAAGAAGGCTTTGTCCTCCATGGGTGCCACATACAGCAGCTATCTGGCTAAG GCTGAtcagaagagagggaagaagcaAACAGCTAGAGAGACGAAGAAGAAGGTCTTGGCAGAGAGACGCAAGCCCTTGAACATTGACCACCTTAATGAAGACAAGCTGAG GGACAAGGCTAAGGAACTGTGGGACTGGTTATACCAGCTGGAGAATGAGAAGTATGACTTTACAGAGCAgattaagaggaaaaaatatgag ATTTTAACAATGCGTTGCAGGCTGCAGGAGCTTTCCAAGTT CAGCAAGAAGGCAGGAGCCAAGGGCAAAGTTGGCGGGCGCTGGAAGTAA
- the TNNT3 gene encoding troponin T, fast skeletal muscle isoform X36, with amino-acid sequence MSDTEEVEQGEEEYEEEAEEAHEEAEEGGEYYDEEKPRIKLTAPKIPEGEKVDFDDIQKKRQNKDLIELQALIDSHFEARRKEEEELVALKERIEKRRAERAEQQRIRAEKEKERQARLAEEKARREEEDAKRKAEDDLKKKKALSSMGATYSSYLAKADQKRGKKQTARETKKKVLAERRKPLNIDHLNEDKLRDKAKELWDWLYQLENEKYDFTEQIKRKKYEILTMRCRLQELSKFSKKAGAKGKVGGRWK; translated from the exons ATGTCTGATACCGAGGAAGT GGAGCAAGGAGAGG AGGAATACGAAGAAGAAG CAGAGGAAGCCCATGAAGAAG CTGAAGAAGGCGGTGAATACTATGACG AGGAGAAGCCCAGAATAAA ACTAACTGCTCCTAAAATACCGGAGGGTGAGAAAGTAGATTTTGAT GACAtccaaaagaaaaggcagaacaaaGATCTGATTGAACTGCAGGCCTTGATTGACAGCCACTTTGAAgccaggagaaaggaagaggaagagctgGTTGCTCTCAAGGAGAGAATT GAGAAGCGCAGAGCTGAAAGAGCAGAGCAACAGAGAATCCGGGctgagaaggagaaggagcGTCAAGCAAGGCTTGCG GAGGAAAAGGCACggagagaggaagaagatgCCAAGAGAAAAGCTGAGGATGATCTCAAGAAGAAGAAGGCTTTGTCCTCCATGGGTGCCACATACAGCAGCTATCTGGCTAAG GCTGAtcagaagagagggaagaagcaAACAGCTAGAGAGACGAAGAAGAAGGTCTTGGCAGAGAGACGCAAGCCCTTGAACATTGACCACCTTAATGAAGACAAGCTGAG GGACAAGGCTAAGGAACTGTGGGACTGGTTATACCAGCTGGAGAATGAGAAGTATGACTTTACAGAGCAgattaagaggaaaaaatatgag ATTTTAACAATGCGTTGCAGGCTGCAGGAGCTTTCCAAGTT CAGCAAGAAGGCAGGAGCCAAGGGCAAAGTTGGCGGGCGCTGGAAGTAA
- the TNNT3 gene encoding troponin T, fast skeletal muscle isoform X31, whose product MSDTEEVEQGEEEYEEEEEVQEEEVHEPAEEAHEEEEKPRIKLTAPKIPEGEKVDFDDIQKKRQNKDLIELQALIDSHFEARRKEEEELVALKERIEKRRAERAEQQRIRAEKEKERQARLAEEKARREEEDAKRKAEDDLKKKKALSSMGATYSSYLAKADQKRGKKQTARETKKKVLAERRKPLNIDHLNEDKLRDKAKELWDWLYQLENEKYDFTEQIKRKKYEILTMRCRLQELSKFSKKAGAKGKVGGRWK is encoded by the exons ATGTCTGATACCGAGGAAGT GGAGCAAGGAGAGG AGGAATACGAAGAAGAAG AAGAAGTTCAAGAAGAAG AAGTCCATGAACCAG CAGAGGAAGCCCATGAAGAAG AGGAGAAGCCCAGAATAAA ACTAACTGCTCCTAAAATACCGGAGGGTGAGAAAGTAGATTTTGAT GACAtccaaaagaaaaggcagaacaaaGATCTGATTGAACTGCAGGCCTTGATTGACAGCCACTTTGAAgccaggagaaaggaagaggaagagctgGTTGCTCTCAAGGAGAGAATT GAGAAGCGCAGAGCTGAAAGAGCAGAGCAACAGAGAATCCGGGctgagaaggagaaggagcGTCAAGCAAGGCTTGCG GAGGAAAAGGCACggagagaggaagaagatgCCAAGAGAAAAGCTGAGGATGATCTCAAGAAGAAGAAGGCTTTGTCCTCCATGGGTGCCACATACAGCAGCTATCTGGCTAAG GCTGAtcagaagagagggaagaagcaAACAGCTAGAGAGACGAAGAAGAAGGTCTTGGCAGAGAGACGCAAGCCCTTGAACATTGACCACCTTAATGAAGACAAGCTGAG GGACAAGGCTAAGGAACTGTGGGACTGGTTATACCAGCTGGAGAATGAGAAGTATGACTTTACAGAGCAgattaagaggaaaaaatatgag ATTTTAACAATGCGTTGCAGGCTGCAGGAGCTTTCCAAGTT CAGCAAGAAGGCAGGAGCCAAGGGCAAAGTTGGCGGGCGCTGGAAGTAA
- the TNNT3 gene encoding troponin T, fast skeletal muscle isoform X42, with amino-acid sequence MSDTEEVEQGEEEYEEEEEVQEEEVHEPEEKPRIKLTAPKIPEGEKVDFDDIQKKRQNKDLIELQALIDSHFEARRKEEEELVALKERIEKRRAERAEQQRIRAEKEKERQARLAEEKARREEEDAKRKAEDDLKKKKALSSMGATYSSYLAKADQKRGKKQTARETKKKVLAERRKPLNIDHLNEDKLRDKAKELWDWLYQLENEKYDFTEQIKRKKYEILTMRCRLQELSKFSKKAGAKGKVGGRWK; translated from the exons ATGTCTGATACCGAGGAAGT GGAGCAAGGAGAGG AGGAATACGAAGAAGAAG AAGAAGTTCAAGAAGAAG AAGTCCATGAACCAG AGGAGAAGCCCAGAATAAA ACTAACTGCTCCTAAAATACCGGAGGGTGAGAAAGTAGATTTTGAT GACAtccaaaagaaaaggcagaacaaaGATCTGATTGAACTGCAGGCCTTGATTGACAGCCACTTTGAAgccaggagaaaggaagaggaagagctgGTTGCTCTCAAGGAGAGAATT GAGAAGCGCAGAGCTGAAAGAGCAGAGCAACAGAGAATCCGGGctgagaaggagaaggagcGTCAAGCAAGGCTTGCG GAGGAAAAGGCACggagagaggaagaagatgCCAAGAGAAAAGCTGAGGATGATCTCAAGAAGAAGAAGGCTTTGTCCTCCATGGGTGCCACATACAGCAGCTATCTGGCTAAG GCTGAtcagaagagagggaagaagcaAACAGCTAGAGAGACGAAGAAGAAGGTCTTGGCAGAGAGACGCAAGCCCTTGAACATTGACCACCTTAATGAAGACAAGCTGAG GGACAAGGCTAAGGAACTGTGGGACTGGTTATACCAGCTGGAGAATGAGAAGTATGACTTTACAGAGCAgattaagaggaaaaaatatgag ATTTTAACAATGCGTTGCAGGCTGCAGGAGCTTTCCAAGTT CAGCAAGAAGGCAGGAGCCAAGGGCAAAGTTGGCGGGCGCTGGAAGTAA
- the TNNT3 gene encoding troponin T, fast skeletal muscle isoform X30, which produces MIDLSAFFPYFNAEEYEEEEEVQEEEVHEPEEAHEEEEKPRIKLTAPKIPEGEKVDFDDIQKKRQNKDLIELQALIDSHFEARRKEEEELVALKERIEKRRAERAEQQRIRAEKEKERQARLAEEKARREEEDAKRKAEDDLKKKKALSSMGATYSSYLAKADQKRGKKQTARETKKKVLAERRKPLNIDHLNEDKLRDKAKELWDWLYQLENEKYDFTEQIKRKKYEILTMRCRLQELSKFSKKAGAKGKVGGRWK; this is translated from the exons ATGATTGATTtgtctgcttttttcccctatttCAACGCAGAGGAATACGAAGAAGAAG AAGAAGTTCAAGAAGAAG AAGTCCATGAACCAG AGGAAGCCCATGAAGAAG AGGAGAAGCCCAGAATAAA ACTAACTGCTCCTAAAATACCGGAGGGTGAGAAAGTAGATTTTGAT GACAtccaaaagaaaaggcagaacaaaGATCTGATTGAACTGCAGGCCTTGATTGACAGCCACTTTGAAgccaggagaaaggaagaggaagagctgGTTGCTCTCAAGGAGAGAATT GAGAAGCGCAGAGCTGAAAGAGCAGAGCAACAGAGAATCCGGGctgagaaggagaaggagcGTCAAGCAAGGCTTGCG GAGGAAAAGGCACggagagaggaagaagatgCCAAGAGAAAAGCTGAGGATGATCTCAAGAAGAAGAAGGCTTTGTCCTCCATGGGTGCCACATACAGCAGCTATCTGGCTAAG GCTGAtcagaagagagggaagaagcaAACAGCTAGAGAGACGAAGAAGAAGGTCTTGGCAGAGAGACGCAAGCCCTTGAACATTGACCACCTTAATGAAGACAAGCTGAG GGACAAGGCTAAGGAACTGTGGGACTGGTTATACCAGCTGGAGAATGAGAAGTATGACTTTACAGAGCAgattaagaggaaaaaatatgag ATTTTAACAATGCGTTGCAGGCTGCAGGAGCTTTCCAAGTT CAGCAAGAAGGCAGGAGCCAAGGGCAAAGTTGGCGGGCGCTGGAAGTAA
- the TNNT3 gene encoding troponin T, fast skeletal muscle isoform X41 — translation MSDTEEVEQGEEEYEEEEEVQEEEEAHEEEEKPRIKLTAPKIPEGEKVDFDDIQKKRQNKDLIELQALIDSHFEARRKEEEELVALKERIEKRRAERAEQQRIRAEKEKERQARLAEEKARREEEDAKRKAEDDLKKKKALSSMGATYSSYLAKADQKRGKKQTARETKKKVLAERRKPLNIDHLNEDKLRDKAKELWDWLYQLENEKYDFTEQIKRKKYEILTMRCRLQELSKFSKKAGAKGKVGGRWK, via the exons ATGTCTGATACCGAGGAAGT GGAGCAAGGAGAGG AGGAATACGAAGAAGAAG AAGAAGTTCAAGAAGAAG AGGAAGCCCATGAAGAAG AGGAGAAGCCCAGAATAAA ACTAACTGCTCCTAAAATACCGGAGGGTGAGAAAGTAGATTTTGAT GACAtccaaaagaaaaggcagaacaaaGATCTGATTGAACTGCAGGCCTTGATTGACAGCCACTTTGAAgccaggagaaaggaagaggaagagctgGTTGCTCTCAAGGAGAGAATT GAGAAGCGCAGAGCTGAAAGAGCAGAGCAACAGAGAATCCGGGctgagaaggagaaggagcGTCAAGCAAGGCTTGCG GAGGAAAAGGCACggagagaggaagaagatgCCAAGAGAAAAGCTGAGGATGATCTCAAGAAGAAGAAGGCTTTGTCCTCCATGGGTGCCACATACAGCAGCTATCTGGCTAAG GCTGAtcagaagagagggaagaagcaAACAGCTAGAGAGACGAAGAAGAAGGTCTTGGCAGAGAGACGCAAGCCCTTGAACATTGACCACCTTAATGAAGACAAGCTGAG GGACAAGGCTAAGGAACTGTGGGACTGGTTATACCAGCTGGAGAATGAGAAGTATGACTTTACAGAGCAgattaagaggaaaaaatatgag ATTTTAACAATGCGTTGCAGGCTGCAGGAGCTTTCCAAGTT CAGCAAGAAGGCAGGAGCCAAGGGCAAAGTTGGCGGGCGCTGGAAGTAA
- the TNNT3 gene encoding troponin T, fast skeletal muscle isoform X39, whose product MSDTEEVEQGEEEYEEEEEVQEEAEEAHEEEEKPRIKLTAPKIPEGEKVDFDDIQKKRQNKDLIELQALIDSHFEARRKEEEELVALKERIEKRRAERAEQQRIRAEKEKERQARLAEEKARREEEDAKRKAEDDLKKKKALSSMGATYSSYLAKADQKRGKKQTARETKKKVLAERRKPLNIDHLNEDKLRDKAKELWDWLYQLENEKYDFTEQIKRKKYEILTMRCRLQELSKFSKKAGAKGKVGGRWK is encoded by the exons ATGTCTGATACCGAGGAAGT GGAGCAAGGAGAGG AGGAATACGAAGAAGAAG AAGAAGTTCAAGAAGAAG CAGAGGAAGCCCATGAAGAAG AGGAGAAGCCCAGAATAAA ACTAACTGCTCCTAAAATACCGGAGGGTGAGAAAGTAGATTTTGAT GACAtccaaaagaaaaggcagaacaaaGATCTGATTGAACTGCAGGCCTTGATTGACAGCCACTTTGAAgccaggagaaaggaagaggaagagctgGTTGCTCTCAAGGAGAGAATT GAGAAGCGCAGAGCTGAAAGAGCAGAGCAACAGAGAATCCGGGctgagaaggagaaggagcGTCAAGCAAGGCTTGCG GAGGAAAAGGCACggagagaggaagaagatgCCAAGAGAAAAGCTGAGGATGATCTCAAGAAGAAGAAGGCTTTGTCCTCCATGGGTGCCACATACAGCAGCTATCTGGCTAAG GCTGAtcagaagagagggaagaagcaAACAGCTAGAGAGACGAAGAAGAAGGTCTTGGCAGAGAGACGCAAGCCCTTGAACATTGACCACCTTAATGAAGACAAGCTGAG GGACAAGGCTAAGGAACTGTGGGACTGGTTATACCAGCTGGAGAATGAGAAGTATGACTTTACAGAGCAgattaagaggaaaaaatatgag ATTTTAACAATGCGTTGCAGGCTGCAGGAGCTTTCCAAGTT CAGCAAGAAGGCAGGAGCCAAGGGCAAAGTTGGCGGGCGCTGGAAGTAA
- the TNNT3 gene encoding troponin T, fast skeletal muscle isoform X20: MSDTEEVEQGEEEYEEEEEVQEEEVHEPAEEAHEEAEEGGEYYDEEKPRIKLTAPKIPEGEKVDFDDIQKKRQNKDLIELQALIDSHFEARRKEEEELVALKERIEKRRAERAEQQRIRAEKEKERQARLAEEKARREEEDAKRKAEDDLKKKKALSSMGATYSSYLAKADQKRGKKQTARETKKKVLAERRKPLNIDHLNEDKLRDKAKELWDWLYQLENEKYDFTEQIKRKKYEILTMRCRLQELSKFSKKAGAKGKVGGRWK; encoded by the exons ATGTCTGATACCGAGGAAGT GGAGCAAGGAGAGG AGGAATACGAAGAAGAAG AAGAAGTTCAAGAAGAAG AAGTCCATGAACCAG CAGAGGAAGCCCATGAAGAAG CTGAAGAAGGCGGTGAATACTATGACG AGGAGAAGCCCAGAATAAA ACTAACTGCTCCTAAAATACCGGAGGGTGAGAAAGTAGATTTTGAT GACAtccaaaagaaaaggcagaacaaaGATCTGATTGAACTGCAGGCCTTGATTGACAGCCACTTTGAAgccaggagaaaggaagaggaagagctgGTTGCTCTCAAGGAGAGAATT GAGAAGCGCAGAGCTGAAAGAGCAGAGCAACAGAGAATCCGGGctgagaaggagaaggagcGTCAAGCAAGGCTTGCG GAGGAAAAGGCACggagagaggaagaagatgCCAAGAGAAAAGCTGAGGATGATCTCAAGAAGAAGAAGGCTTTGTCCTCCATGGGTGCCACATACAGCAGCTATCTGGCTAAG GCTGAtcagaagagagggaagaagcaAACAGCTAGAGAGACGAAGAAGAAGGTCTTGGCAGAGAGACGCAAGCCCTTGAACATTGACCACCTTAATGAAGACAAGCTGAG GGACAAGGCTAAGGAACTGTGGGACTGGTTATACCAGCTGGAGAATGAGAAGTATGACTTTACAGAGCAgattaagaggaaaaaatatgag ATTTTAACAATGCGTTGCAGGCTGCAGGAGCTTTCCAAGTT CAGCAAGAAGGCAGGAGCCAAGGGCAAAGTTGGCGGGCGCTGGAAGTAA